One genomic region from Evansella sp. LMS18 encodes:
- the cobA gene encoding uroporphyrinogen-III C-methyltransferase, which produces MSGFVSFVGAGPGDIGLITEKGIRRLKSADVVLYDRLANPRLLRFTKPDCRLVYCGKLPDRHVMRQDMINRALTDFALQGLQVVRLKGGDPSVFGRVGEEAKALKEAGIEYEIVPGVTASVAAASYAGIPVTHRDYSTSFTVRTGHYCSNSTGKINESVKNADTIAYYMGIKNLPAHCDQLIKDGLPSTTKIAVVEWATTGKQRTVEGSLETINEKVISNKIQNPAMVIIGDVVSMRKELAWYEKKPLLGKRLLIAKASPSESEIERYFLDSGAEAYAFPTLTMKKTKLSNEDVEHITGSGRLIFTAPESIDIVMESLLEAGFDVRDLPRWIGCLSEKTLQALRLKGIIGHKLQKTEANSVVVGPESQQFNVTFSTHRIVRDQRFKELEERLLAEEKWETVVFPNRSSVDWFTQEADAAGLPLSLLKFAYIGNQVKAYAEEKGFQEIDEEIQREIESWKTNRSKVVSAG; this is translated from the coding sequence ATGAGCGGGTTTGTATCGTTTGTGGGGGCTGGTCCCGGGGATATTGGGCTGATAACAGAAAAAGGAATACGCCGTTTAAAGAGCGCTGATGTTGTATTATACGACCGGCTGGCGAATCCAAGGCTACTCAGATTTACGAAGCCGGACTGCAGGCTCGTTTACTGCGGAAAGCTGCCAGACCGCCATGTTATGCGTCAGGATATGATTAACAGGGCACTCACAGATTTTGCTTTACAGGGCCTTCAGGTGGTTCGTCTAAAAGGAGGAGACCCTTCCGTTTTCGGCCGTGTCGGTGAAGAAGCGAAAGCACTCAAAGAGGCTGGTATTGAATATGAAATCGTGCCAGGCGTTACCGCAAGTGTCGCAGCAGCCAGCTACGCCGGGATCCCGGTAACACACCGGGATTACAGTACGAGCTTTACGGTACGAACAGGCCATTACTGTTCCAATAGTACTGGAAAAATAAATGAATCTGTGAAGAACGCTGATACCATTGCTTACTATATGGGGATAAAAAATCTGCCTGCACATTGTGACCAATTAATAAAAGACGGGCTGCCATCAACAACAAAGATTGCTGTTGTTGAATGGGCGACTACCGGAAAACAGCGCACAGTGGAAGGATCACTGGAAACGATCAATGAAAAAGTGATTTCAAACAAAATTCAGAATCCTGCTATGGTGATTATCGGTGATGTTGTATCAATGAGAAAGGAGCTTGCATGGTATGAGAAGAAGCCCCTTCTCGGCAAGCGTTTATTAATTGCAAAAGCTTCTCCTTCAGAAAGTGAAATAGAGAGGTATTTCCTTGATTCAGGCGCGGAAGCGTATGCTTTCCCTACTCTTACAATGAAGAAAACCAAACTGTCCAACGAAGATGTTGAGCATATCACGGGAAGTGGCAGGCTTATATTTACCGCTCCGGAAAGTATCGATATCGTTATGGAATCTTTACTTGAAGCAGGTTTTGATGTACGTGACCTCCCCCGCTGGATTGGCTGTTTGTCAGAAAAAACGTTGCAGGCATTACGGTTAAAAGGGATCATTGGCCATAAACTTCAGAAGACGGAAGCAAATTCTGTTGTTGTTGGCCCTGAATCACAACAATTCAATGTTACTTTTTCCACTCATCGCATTGTAAGAGACCAACGATTCAAGGAGCTGGAAGAGAGGCTCCTAGCTGAAGAGAAGTGGGAGACTGTTGTTTTTCCGAACCGCTCCTCTGTAGACTGGTTTACGCAGGAAGCTGATGCTGCCGGACTTCCCCTGTCTTTATTGAAGTTTGCGTATATTGGCAATCAGGTAAAGGCGTATGCTGAGGAAAAAGGGTTCCAGGAGATAGACGAGGAAATACAGCGTGAGATAGAAAGCTGGAAAACAAATAGAAGCAAGGTTGTATCGGCTGGCTAA
- a CDS encoding sirohydrochlorin chelatase yields the protein MENLKLIDQLKKEGVFKLETKYGVLIIAHGSKSQGWEDQIKRTVDKVQCAYPIVISYLEFSVMTIERGIEELEEMGVTQIIIVPLFVSSGSSHIEEIKFALGISHAFSGRADIQPVKLQVPVIWREPMNAHPIVLDILSDQIQELSKAPEKESLLIAAHGSKQPSLSEKWSEQLEKIKSGLERRFAFEQVEYGSLYPDNLREAAEDLLSKGGKVLVIPLVLSEGYLTKKSIPAKLDGLDYIWNGKTIVPHNLVARWIEQQIGEAEAEAEGKCSDDHTIND from the coding sequence GTGGAAAATTTGAAGCTGATAGACCAGCTGAAAAAAGAGGGAGTTTTTAAATTGGAGACTAAGTATGGCGTGTTAATCATCGCCCATGGATCTAAAAGCCAAGGATGGGAGGATCAAATTAAAAGAACGGTGGATAAAGTTCAGTGTGCATACCCTATCGTAATTAGTTACCTGGAATTCAGTGTAATGACAATTGAAAGGGGAATTGAAGAGCTGGAAGAAATGGGCGTTACACAAATTATTATCGTCCCGTTATTTGTGTCCTCCGGAAGCAGTCATATTGAGGAAATAAAATTTGCTTTAGGTATTTCTCATGCTTTTTCCGGCAGAGCAGACATTCAGCCAGTAAAATTGCAGGTGCCAGTTATCTGGCGCGAACCAATGAATGCACATCCCATAGTGCTGGATATTCTATCAGATCAAATTCAGGAACTGTCAAAGGCGCCTGAGAAAGAGTCCCTGCTGATTGCAGCCCATGGAAGCAAGCAACCTAGTTTATCTGAGAAATGGTCGGAGCAGCTTGAAAAAATAAAGTCTGGCCTAGAAAGGCGATTTGCTTTTGAGCAGGTGGAATATGGGTCACTTTACCCGGATAACTTGAGGGAGGCTGCGGAGGATCTGCTGAGTAAGGGCGGCAAAGTGCTTGTCATCCCATTAGTATTAAGCGAAGGCTACTTAACGAAGAAAAGTATTCCGGCTAAACTGGACGGTCTGGATTATATTTGGAATGGAAAAACGATAGTGCCGCACAATCTGGTAGCAAGGTGGATAGAACAGCAGATAGGGGAGGCGGAAGCAGAGGCAGAAGGGAAGTGTAGTGATGACCACACCATTAATGATTAA
- a CDS encoding 3D domain-containing protein: MLKKLIVVLMFFGVFCLAGGGGVFATEEYEEEQKQIQSEREAIQSELSDAEVRLVELVQELEELNSEISQLDDVMGKNEQRIEEIETNIKNNEEEIKDLEAEVERLQDDIDYRTDLLRERARTYQHRGVDTATYIEVVLGSESFGDFVSRVVSITRIAEADDNFITQLELNQEELVLVQGQYEDTLYDLVNQAIELEEIHEQLEEQRDKTVQLRDKSKANEAEQERLIGQLVKDDRDLALQEEDIRKLIEEEARLQAEREAELAAQAKAEEEAAKKRAEEEAAAQAKAEEEAARAKAEEEKAQASAAQAKAAEDKAAKKKAEEEAAAQAKAEEEAAKKRAEEEAARKKAEEQQAKKESGSNNSEQVSRSNSSSNSGSSQNNSSGSNSDSGGWRTFSATAYTASCNGCSGVTRTGIDLKANPNAKVIAVDPSVIPLGSRVEVKGYGTFLAADTGGAIKGNKIDIFMPNRSDALSFGRRSVEIRVVD, translated from the coding sequence GTGCTTAAAAAATTAATAGTAGTTTTGATGTTCTTTGGAGTATTTTGTTTAGCGGGAGGCGGCGGAGTTTTCGCCACGGAAGAGTATGAAGAGGAACAGAAACAAATCCAGTCAGAACGGGAAGCGATTCAGTCGGAACTGTCCGATGCGGAAGTAAGGCTTGTTGAGTTAGTCCAGGAACTGGAAGAACTAAACAGCGAAATTTCCCAGCTCGATGATGTGATGGGAAAAAACGAGCAGAGAATAGAAGAAATAGAAACCAATATTAAAAATAATGAAGAAGAGATTAAAGACCTTGAGGCTGAAGTTGAAAGACTTCAGGACGATATTGATTACCGTACCGATTTATTGCGGGAACGGGCGAGGACATATCAGCATAGAGGGGTAGATACAGCTACATACATAGAGGTAGTTCTGGGATCTGAGAGCTTCGGCGACTTTGTGAGCCGTGTGGTTAGTATTACAAGAATTGCAGAAGCTGATGATAATTTTATAACTCAGCTGGAACTTAACCAGGAGGAACTTGTTCTGGTTCAAGGCCAGTACGAAGATACGCTTTACGACCTTGTCAATCAGGCAATCGAGCTGGAAGAAATTCACGAACAGTTAGAAGAACAGCGAGACAAAACTGTTCAGTTAAGAGATAAATCAAAAGCAAACGAAGCTGAACAGGAAAGGCTCATTGGCCAATTGGTGAAGGATGACAGAGATTTGGCTTTACAGGAAGAAGATATCCGGAAGCTGATTGAGGAAGAAGCCCGTCTGCAGGCTGAAAGGGAAGCTGAATTAGCAGCCCAGGCCAAAGCCGAGGAAGAAGCGGCTAAGAAGAGAGCGGAAGAAGAGGCAGCAGCTCAGGCTAAAGCCGAGGAAGAAGCAGCCAGAGCTAAAGCGGAAGAAGAAAAAGCTCAGGCAAGTGCTGCACAGGCCAAGGCTGCGGAAGACAAGGCAGCTAAGAAAAAAGCCGAAGAGGAAGCAGCAGCTCAGGCTAAAGCCGAGGAAGAAGCGGCTAAGAAGAGAGCAGAGGAAGAGGCAGCCCGTAAAAAGGCTGAAGAACAACAGGCTAAAAAGGAATCAGGCAGTAATAACTCAGAACAAGTGAGCAGATCAAATTCAAGTTCGAACTCTGGCAGCAGCCAGAACAATTCGTCAGGCTCTAACTCTGACAGCGGCGGCTGGAGAACCTTCTCAGCAACTGCTTATACCGCCAGCTGTAATGGCTGTTCAGGGGTGACCCGCACAGGTATCGACCTGAAGGCAAACCCTAACGCAAAAGTAATCGCCGTTGACCCAAGTGTGATTCCTCTCGGATCCCGCGTAGAAGTGAAAGGTTACGGCACCTTCCTCGCAGCTGATACAGGCGGGGCGATAAAAGGCAATAAGATAGATATCTTTATGCCAAACCGCTCTGACGCGTTATCCTTCGGGAGACGTTCTGTGGAAATACGAGTAGTAGATTAA
- a CDS encoding ABC transporter ATP-binding protein codes for MRGIEANALSLGYGESLIIDNLDIKIPKGEITVFIGGNGCGKSTLLRSLARLLKPKSGSILLDGSMLNKMGTKDVAKQLAILPQGPDAPKGLSVLQLVKQGRYPHQNWLKQWSWEDEKKVNKALAATQMTEFAEREVDSLSGGQRQRAWIAMVLAQDTDTILLDEPTTYLDMTHQIEILDLLFELNEKEKRTIVMVLHDLNLACRYAHNIVAVQDKKIFAQGKPEEVITCNLVKKVFKMDCQITKDPLFGTPLCIPFGKGRCIAEVGASN; via the coding sequence ATGCGTGGTATAGAAGCGAATGCCCTCAGTCTTGGGTATGGTGAATCCTTAATAATCGATAATCTGGATATTAAAATACCTAAAGGAGAAATTACCGTTTTTATTGGTGGCAATGGGTGTGGAAAATCCACATTATTACGGTCGTTAGCGAGATTGCTTAAGCCTAAAAGCGGCTCAATACTCCTGGACGGATCAATGCTTAATAAAATGGGGACCAAAGACGTGGCAAAGCAGCTCGCGATCTTGCCTCAAGGACCTGATGCTCCTAAAGGGCTGTCTGTCCTGCAGCTCGTCAAGCAAGGCAGGTACCCCCATCAAAACTGGCTGAAACAATGGTCATGGGAAGATGAAAAAAAGGTAAATAAAGCATTGGCAGCCACTCAAATGACAGAATTTGCAGAACGAGAAGTAGATTCATTATCAGGGGGGCAAAGACAGCGTGCCTGGATAGCAATGGTGCTTGCACAGGATACAGACACCATATTGTTAGATGAACCTACCACTTATTTAGATATGACTCATCAAATTGAAATACTTGATTTGTTGTTTGAATTGAACGAAAAAGAAAAACGGACAATTGTCATGGTTCTTCATGACTTGAACCTGGCCTGCAGATATGCTCATAACATTGTAGCAGTCCAGGATAAGAAAATATTTGCTCAAGGTAAACCGGAGGAAGTCATCACATGCAATCTTGTAAAAAAGGTTTTTAAAATGGACTGCCAAATTACAAAGGATCCGTTATTTGGAACTCCGTTATGTATACCATTCGGCAAAGGCCGGTGTATCGCTGAAGTTGGGGCAAGTAATTAA
- a CDS encoding SDR family NAD(P)-dependent oxidoreductase → MSFNEKVVIITGAAGGIGKEAVKTFAADGAKITLVDLDQEELDRVATELDLKEDRYITVAADVSDEAQVENYVNETLDAFGTVDVFFNNAGIEGKVIPIPEYPSDLFSKVLDVNVKGVFYGMKYIMPIMKEHKGGSIINTASVAGLGGTAGVSAYIASKHAVLGLTKTAALEGAPDGIRVNAVCPSPVNNRMMRSLEAGFSPENAEAAQQNFAAAIPLGRYAENQEIVDLVYFLASEKASFITGGIYTIDGGMRAM, encoded by the coding sequence ATGAGTTTTAATGAAAAAGTTGTTATTATTACTGGTGCGGCCGGGGGAATCGGTAAAGAAGCTGTAAAGACTTTTGCAGCTGACGGTGCAAAGATTACATTAGTAGACCTGGACCAGGAAGAACTGGACCGAGTGGCAACTGAATTGGATCTTAAGGAAGACAGATATATTACAGTTGCTGCAGATGTATCTGATGAGGCTCAGGTGGAAAATTACGTTAACGAAACATTAGATGCTTTCGGAACCGTTGATGTGTTTTTCAATAACGCAGGTATTGAAGGAAAGGTTATCCCCATTCCTGAATATCCATCTGACTTATTCAGCAAGGTTTTAGATGTGAATGTTAAAGGCGTATTTTATGGCATGAAATATATTATGCCGATTATGAAAGAACATAAGGGTGGTTCAATTATTAATACTGCTTCTGTTGCCGGGCTCGGGGGAACAGCCGGTGTTTCCGCCTATATCGCGTCCAAGCACGCCGTATTAGGATTAACAAAAACAGCAGCCTTAGAAGGAGCACCAGACGGAATTCGTGTTAATGCTGTATGCCCTTCACCAGTAAATAACAGAATGATGCGCTCTTTAGAAGCTGGCTTCAGCCCTGAGAACGCAGAAGCAGCACAGCAAAATTTTGCAGCGGCAATTCCTCTTGGAAGGTATGCGGAGAATCAGGAAATTGTCGATTTGGTCTATTTCCTAGCATCTGAAAAAGCTAGTTTCATTACGGGAGGCATTTATACAATCGATGGCGGTATGCGGGCTATGTAA
- the nirB gene encoding nitrite reductase large subunit NirB — protein MKKQLVMIGNGMAGVRCIEEILKRNPEQFEITIIGDEPHPNYNRIMLSNVLQGKAAINEITINDWNWYKEYGITLYTGEKVTEIRKDEKVIATDNGRTLPYDELIIATGSRAFILPIPGADLEGVIGFRTIEDTEKMIDIARKKSKAVVIGGGLLGLEAARGLIDQGMEVHVVHLLPTLMEQQLDQPAARMLKKDLEKQGMKFLMEKQTTEIYGNENVEGIKFSDGSTIECDLVVMAVGISPNTSLAKDAGFDVNRGIITDDYMRTSFPSVYAIGECAEHRGETYGLVAPLYEQGAVLADFITGKATEGYQGSVLSTQLKVAGCDLFSAGQIHEDDSTDSIVVHDSVAGVYKKVLTSDNKVTGIVLYGDASDGSRLFSMLKKGTDITEFTTASILQKAGEQEDPNQLIAEMPAEETVCGCNGVTKGTIVRSVLEDGLNTYDEVKICTKAGASCGKCKPMVEAILSYTLGDSFDAAAQKTGMCGCTELSRDEVVEQIKEKGMQSPMEVRFVLGFSSPEGCSKCRPALNYYMRMLYPETYEDDKASRFVNERMEGNIQKDATFSVIPRMYGGTTTADELIRIGEVAKKYEVPLVKITGASRIGLYGVKKEDLPLVWQDLEMRSGYAYSKSLRNVKSCVGSRFCRFGTKDSLGLGITLEKELEMIDTPHKMKMGVTGCPRNCAEVLTKDFGVVCVENGYQLYFGGNGGTEVREGDFLAIAAKEEEVLANAKAYMQFYRETGVYGERTATWTERIGSKLIKEVLLDNAQRAELIERFEQARKTYREAWGAMLQHTEQKKMYEVVRK, from the coding sequence ATGAAAAAACAGCTGGTGATGATTGGAAATGGTATGGCGGGTGTCCGCTGTATCGAAGAAATACTTAAACGAAATCCTGAGCAATTTGAAATCACTATAATTGGGGATGAACCTCACCCTAACTATAACCGCATTATGCTTTCCAATGTACTGCAGGGAAAAGCAGCAATCAATGAGATTACTATAAACGACTGGAACTGGTATAAGGAATATGGAATCACTCTCTATACTGGCGAAAAGGTTACTGAAATAAGAAAAGATGAAAAAGTAATTGCTACAGATAATGGCCGGACTCTTCCATACGACGAGTTAATTATAGCTACAGGATCAAGAGCATTCATTTTACCAATCCCTGGAGCTGACCTGGAAGGTGTGATTGGTTTCCGCACCATTGAAGATACAGAAAAAATGATCGATATAGCGAGGAAAAAATCAAAAGCGGTTGTCATCGGTGGCGGTCTTCTTGGACTAGAAGCAGCCCGGGGACTGATTGATCAGGGCATGGAGGTTCATGTCGTCCACCTGCTGCCAACGCTTATGGAACAGCAGCTCGATCAGCCGGCTGCCAGGATGCTCAAAAAAGATTTAGAGAAACAGGGCATGAAGTTCCTGATGGAAAAACAAACAACTGAAATATATGGCAATGAAAATGTGGAAGGTATAAAATTCTCCGACGGCTCCACCATTGAATGTGACTTAGTGGTTATGGCAGTTGGAATCAGCCCGAACACGAGCCTGGCAAAAGACGCTGGCTTCGATGTGAACCGGGGGATTATTACGGATGACTATATGCGCACTTCCTTCCCTTCTGTTTATGCGATTGGGGAATGCGCCGAGCACCGTGGGGAAACATACGGCCTTGTAGCTCCCCTTTATGAGCAAGGTGCCGTACTCGCTGATTTTATTACAGGAAAAGCCACAGAAGGCTATCAAGGAAGTGTTTTATCCACTCAGCTCAAAGTTGCGGGCTGTGATCTCTTCTCGGCCGGTCAAATCCATGAAGATGATTCCACAGATTCTATCGTGGTACATGACTCTGTCGCCGGTGTATACAAAAAGGTACTGACCTCTGATAACAAAGTAACAGGTATCGTTTTGTACGGTGACGCATCTGACGGAAGCAGACTGTTTTCCATGCTGAAAAAAGGAACGGATATTACCGAATTTACAACAGCCTCTATCCTGCAAAAAGCAGGCGAACAGGAGGATCCGAACCAGCTTATTGCAGAAATGCCTGCTGAGGAGACGGTTTGTGGCTGTAATGGAGTCACAAAAGGGACGATTGTCCGCTCTGTCCTTGAGGACGGACTTAACACTTATGATGAAGTTAAGATCTGCACAAAGGCCGGCGCGTCCTGTGGAAAATGCAAGCCCATGGTTGAAGCTATACTCTCTTACACACTTGGTGACTCCTTTGATGCTGCGGCCCAGAAAACAGGAATGTGCGGCTGTACAGAATTAAGCCGTGATGAAGTTGTGGAGCAAATCAAGGAAAAAGGAATGCAGTCACCAATGGAAGTTCGTTTCGTATTAGGATTCTCAAGCCCTGAAGGCTGCTCAAAATGCCGTCCGGCTCTGAACTATTACATGAGGATGCTTTATCCGGAAACATATGAGGATGATAAGGCCTCCCGCTTCGTGAACGAGCGTATGGAAGGAAATATTCAGAAAGACGCGACCTTCTCGGTTATCCCCCGCATGTACGGCGGAACCACAACGGCAGACGAGCTGATACGGATTGGAGAGGTTGCAAAAAAATATGAGGTGCCGCTCGTTAAGATTACCGGTGCAAGCCGGATAGGCCTTTACGGTGTAAAAAAAGAGGATCTCCCTCTCGTATGGCAGGACCTGGAGATGCGTTCAGGTTATGCCTATTCCAAATCGTTAAGGAATGTAAAGTCCTGTGTCGGTTCCCGTTTCTGCCGTTTCGGAACGAAGGATTCTTTAGGACTGGGTATCACATTGGAGAAAGAGCTTGAGATGATTGACACGCCTCACAAAATGAAGATGGGTGTGACAGGATGCCCGCGAAACTGTGCGGAAGTGCTCACAAAAGATTTCGGTGTTGTCTGTGTGGAAAACGGCTATCAGCTTTATTTTGGAGGGAACGGCGGAACGGAAGTAAGAGAAGGTGACTTCCTTGCCATTGCAGCCAAAGAAGAAGAAGTACTGGCGAATGCAAAAGCATATATGCAGTTTTACCGTGAAACAGGGGTTTATGGTGAGCGAACAGCCACCTGGACAGAAAGAATAGGCTCTAAATTAATTAAAGAAGTTCTCCTGGACAACGCCCAGCGTGCGGAGCTTATAGAACGCTTTGAACAAGCAAGAAAGACTTACCGCGAAGCATGGGGAGCTATGCTCCAGCATACAGAACAGAAAAAAATGTATGAAGTGGTCAGGAAATAA
- a CDS encoding nitrite reductase (NAD(P)H) small subunit encodes MNLTIERVKLFNLNELPVLMGKETEINGVSIAVFRLSNGDVRAIGSRCPHTNGPLAEGIVAGEYVYCPLMDWKVSLITGEVQPPDEGRVETYKTEVINGEVFILL; translated from the coding sequence ATGAATCTGACAATAGAACGTGTGAAACTATTTAATTTAAATGAGCTGCCTGTATTAATGGGCAAAGAGACAGAAATAAATGGAGTGTCCATCGCAGTTTTCCGCTTAAGCAATGGAGATGTCCGGGCAATCGGGAGCCGCTGCCCCCATACTAACGGACCACTGGCGGAAGGTATTGTGGCAGGAGAATACGTATACTGCCCGCTCATGGACTGGAAGGTTTCCCTTATAACCGGGGAAGTACAGCCGCCAGACGAAGGCAGAGTTGAAACTTATAAAACAGAAGTAATAAATGGAGAAGTCTTTATACTTCTTTAA